The Pogona vitticeps strain Pit_001003342236 chromosome 3, PviZW2.1, whole genome shotgun sequence genome includes a window with the following:
- the NKX1-2 gene encoding NK1 transcription factor-related protein 2, whose product MPDCQDTGAKGDPLHTKISFSILDILDPQKFTRKRNPPAAGRTESLSPPPLAGQREKSLARVERERTPGGKRSQPAACTDGSGLDESEAATALEAPEEDEPAPARSRFAIPATGAASPAFTSPDFPASSPSDVEEPGSPPSSKRRRAEPNCAKPRRARTAFTYEQLVALENKFRATRYLSVCERLNLALSLSLTETQVKIWFQNRRTKWKKQNPGVDGAGQPGSNAGLPGGGGGGGGSPSPPGPSSLAYQTFPSYASANVLFPGTAPLPLAAPGGGPFPSFLSPTYLAPFYTPHL is encoded by the exons ATGCCGGATTGCCAGGACACCGGGGCCAAAGGAGACCCCCTCCACACGAAGATCTCCTTCTCCATCTTAGATATCCTGGATCCGCAGAAATTCACCCGGAAAAGGAATCCCCCGGCGGCGGGGAGGACAGAaagcctctccccccctccgctcGCGGGCCAGCGGGAGAAAAGTTTGGCCAGAGTTGAGCGGGAGCGGACGCCCGGCGGCAAGCGGAGTCAGCCGGCGGCGTGTACCG ATGGAAGCGGCCTCGACGAGAGCGAAGCCGCCACCGCCCTGGAGGCGCCCGAGGAAGACGAGCCAGCCCCGGCCAGGAGTCGTTTCGCCATCCCTGCCACGGGGGCGGCCTCCCCAGCCTTCACCTCGCCCGACTTTCCGGCCTCCTCGCCGTCGGATGTGGAGGAGCCCGGCTCGCCGCCCTCGTCCAAGCGGCGCCGGGCCGAGCCGAACTGCGCCAAGCCCCGGCGGGCCCGGACGGCCTTTACTTACGAGCAGCTGGTGGCTCTGGAGAACAAGTTCCGCGCCACCCGCTACCTCTCGGTGTGCGAGCGCCTCAACCTGGCCCTGTCGCTCAGCCTCACCGAGACGCAGGTCAAAATCTGGTTCCAGAACCGAAGGACCAAGTGGAAGAAGCAGAACCCCGGCGTCGACGGCGCGGGGCAACCGGGGAGCAACGCGGGGTTgcctggaggaggaggcggcggaggcggcaGCCCTAGCCCGCCCGGGCCCAGCTCCTTGGCCTACCAGACTTTCCCCTCGTACGCCTCGGCCAACGTCCTTTTCCCAGGGACCGCTCCCCTGCCGCTAGCAGCGCCTGGAGGGGGACCCTTTCCCTCATTCCtcagccccacctacctggcgcCCTTTTATACCCCTCACCTATAA